The Microbacterium sp. SORGH_AS_0862 genome has a segment encoding these proteins:
- a CDS encoding acyl-CoA dehydrogenase family protein, which produces MLTRPSPVAPPAGEQHWVDTARELAAGFAATVAADDAEARLPIEHLRALAASGLDAAFLPRQHGGEALSYATLGAVVQTLAAAHPAVATVWLMHLGAAHALVTLSSDEEAAFFAAELKAGKRFANALSEPAGGNHFLASQQDADAVGQDWSLTGRKLFVSGSEAADHLFLNARIDGAPAFFGVTVDDTVSFPPIEETMGMRATRSRTILFDGTPLLRSRLTGPPAPDYANLITVGFAFLSLGIAASAIDAIAQTAGKVRGGTSLAEATWVRQETGMAWAELTAATLMAERTAWLADQRSPEAMPAATETKMLANEVAKRTAALAVRIGGGGGFLVSSPIQRIFRDAQAGALMAYSVPFSSELVGGWVLSG; this is translated from the coding sequence ATGCTCACCCGCCCGTCCCCCGTCGCCCCTCCCGCCGGCGAGCAGCACTGGGTCGACACCGCCCGCGAGCTCGCCGCCGGCTTCGCCGCGACCGTGGCCGCCGACGACGCCGAGGCGCGCCTGCCGATCGAGCACCTGCGCGCCCTCGCGGCCTCGGGGCTGGATGCGGCGTTCCTGCCGCGCCAGCACGGCGGCGAGGCGCTGTCGTACGCCACGCTCGGCGCCGTCGTGCAGACGCTCGCCGCGGCCCACCCCGCCGTGGCCACGGTGTGGCTCATGCACCTCGGGGCGGCGCACGCCCTCGTGACGCTGTCGTCCGACGAAGAGGCCGCCTTCTTCGCGGCGGAGCTGAAGGCGGGCAAGCGGTTCGCGAACGCCCTCAGCGAGCCGGCCGGCGGCAACCACTTCCTCGCATCCCAGCAGGACGCGGATGCGGTGGGCCAGGACTGGTCGCTCACCGGCCGCAAGCTCTTCGTCTCGGGCTCCGAGGCGGCCGACCACCTGTTCCTGAACGCCCGGATCGACGGCGCACCCGCCTTCTTCGGCGTCACCGTCGACGACACCGTCTCGTTTCCCCCGATCGAGGAGACCATGGGGATGCGGGCGACACGCAGCCGCACGATCCTCTTCGACGGCACGCCCCTGCTGCGCTCGCGGCTGACCGGTCCGCCCGCCCCCGATTACGCGAACCTCATCACGGTCGGCTTCGCGTTCCTCTCGCTCGGCATCGCCGCATCCGCGATCGACGCGATCGCCCAGACCGCGGGCAAGGTGCGCGGCGGCACGAGCCTCGCCGAGGCCACGTGGGTCCGCCAGGAGACCGGCATGGCGTGGGCGGAGCTCACGGCGGCGACGCTCATGGCCGAGCGCACGGCGTGGCTCGCCGACCAGCGATCCCCCGAGGCGATGCCCGCGGCGACCGAGACGAAGATGCTGGCCAACGAGGTCGCCAAGCGCACGGCAGCCCTCGCGGTCCGCATCGGCGGGGGCGGCGGGTTCCTCGTCTCCTCCCCCATCCAGCGCATCTTCCGTGACGCGCAGGCGGGCGCGCTCATGGCCTACTCCGTTCCGTTCAGCTCCGAACTCGTCGGGGGCTGGGTGCTGAGCGGGTGA
- a CDS encoding MerR family transcriptional regulator translates to MIIGELSDRSGVSARSIRHYEKLGLISPQRGDNGYRHYSDRAVPMVATIHAMFELGFTRDDVRAVLPCATGEKSHGDAELLGRVAEMRERVAGRIRTLTETEQALAGFLAVNRGR, encoded by the coding sequence ATGATCATCGGCGAGCTGAGCGATCGGAGCGGCGTCAGCGCGCGCTCGATCCGCCACTACGAGAAGCTGGGCCTCATCAGTCCGCAGCGCGGCGACAACGGTTACCGTCACTACTCGGACCGGGCGGTGCCGATGGTGGCCACGATCCACGCCATGTTCGAGCTCGGGTTCACGCGCGACGACGTTCGGGCCGTCCTGCCCTGCGCCACGGGCGAGAAGTCGCACGGCGACGCAGAGCTGCTCGGCCGGGTGGCCGAGATGCGGGAGCGGGTGGCAGGCCGCATCCGCACCCTCACGGAGACGGAGCAGGCGTTGGCCGGCTTCCTCGCCGTCAACCGGGGGCGTTGA
- a CDS encoding GNAT family N-acetyltransferase: MSWSLRASTPDDAAWIAELRAEVMRPDLERLDRYDPVHVRQRFLKAFDPALTRVIVVDGQDAGSIAVRPASDGVWVEHFYLATAHQGRGIGSQVLALVLDESTGDAPLRLNVLQGSPARRLYERHGFVLYHEDEVDAFLQREPAAPLP, translated from the coding sequence ATGAGCTGGAGCCTGCGCGCGAGCACCCCCGACGACGCGGCGTGGATCGCAGAGCTCCGCGCGGAGGTCATGCGGCCCGATCTCGAGCGGCTCGACCGGTACGACCCGGTCCATGTGCGGCAGCGCTTCCTGAAGGCGTTCGACCCCGCCCTCACGCGCGTGATCGTCGTGGACGGGCAGGATGCGGGCAGCATCGCCGTGCGTCCCGCATCCGACGGCGTCTGGGTCGAGCACTTCTATCTCGCCACGGCCCACCAGGGCCGCGGGATCGGATCACAGGTGCTCGCCCTCGTGCTGGACGAGAGCACGGGCGACGCACCGCTGCGGCTCAACGTGCTGCAGGGCTCTCCCGCGCGGCGCCTGTACGAGCGACACGGCTTCGTGCTGTACCACGAAGACGAGGTCGACGCATTCCTGCAACGGGAACCGGCCGCGCCGCTACCGTGA
- the radA gene encoding DNA repair protein RadA: MATRRPAPAPFRCTECGWTTAKWAGRCGECQQWGTVVEAAQPTGVMRSLTPVTPTAARAARPITELTTAESPRRASGVAEFDRVLGGGIVPGAAILLSGEPGVGKSTLLLEVAARAARDGHRVLYVSAEESTAQVRLRAERTGALHDELYLASETDLATLIGHIDDVQPSLLIVDSVQTVSSSLSEGLAGHPSQVREVAATLIRVAKERALPVLIVGHVTKDGSIAGPRLLEHLVDVVCHFEGDRQTSLRFVRALKNRFGPTDEVGCFEMTGDGISEVPDPSGLFLSKGAPVSGTCVTVALEGRRALPVEIQALVVAASGPNPRRVVNGVESSRVAMILAVLERRTGLRVGERDIYVSTVGGLKITEPATDLAIALAIASAATDRPVGHQVAAIGELSLTGEVRPVAQLSQRRTEAGRLGYTTVIDSGAKDLLSALGRVHIPTPAASHR; encoded by the coding sequence ATGGCCACCCGTCGTCCCGCTCCCGCGCCCTTCCGCTGCACCGAATGCGGGTGGACGACGGCGAAGTGGGCGGGTCGCTGCGGCGAATGCCAGCAGTGGGGAACCGTCGTCGAAGCGGCGCAGCCGACGGGTGTGATGCGCTCGCTCACGCCCGTGACCCCCACCGCCGCGCGCGCGGCCCGGCCGATCACCGAGCTCACGACCGCGGAGTCGCCGCGGCGCGCGAGCGGCGTGGCCGAGTTCGACCGGGTGCTGGGCGGCGGCATCGTTCCGGGCGCGGCGATCCTCCTGTCCGGAGAGCCCGGCGTCGGCAAGTCGACCCTGCTGCTCGAGGTCGCCGCCCGCGCGGCTCGCGACGGGCATCGCGTGCTGTACGTGAGCGCGGAGGAATCGACCGCGCAGGTGCGCCTGCGCGCCGAGCGCACGGGCGCACTGCACGACGAGCTGTACCTCGCGAGCGAGACCGACCTCGCCACCCTCATCGGCCACATCGACGACGTCCAGCCGTCGCTGCTCATCGTCGACAGCGTGCAGACGGTGTCCTCCTCGCTCAGCGAGGGTCTCGCCGGACATCCCAGCCAGGTGCGCGAGGTCGCGGCGACCCTCATCCGCGTCGCGAAGGAGCGCGCGCTGCCGGTGCTCATCGTCGGACACGTGACGAAAGACGGCTCGATCGCCGGCCCCCGCCTGCTCGAGCACCTCGTCGACGTGGTCTGCCACTTCGAGGGCGATCGGCAGACCTCGTTGCGCTTCGTCCGCGCGCTCAAGAACCGCTTCGGTCCCACCGACGAGGTCGGCTGCTTCGAGATGACCGGAGACGGCATCAGCGAGGTCCCCGACCCCTCCGGCCTCTTCCTCAGCAAGGGCGCCCCCGTCAGCGGCACGTGCGTCACGGTCGCGCTCGAGGGGCGCCGCGCACTGCCGGTCGAGATCCAGGCGCTCGTCGTGGCCGCATCCGGGCCCAACCCGCGTCGCGTGGTGAACGGCGTCGAGTCGTCACGGGTGGCGATGATCCTCGCCGTGCTGGAGCGCCGCACCGGGCTGCGGGTCGGCGAGCGCGACATCTACGTGTCGACCGTCGGGGGTCTGAAGATCACCGAGCCCGCCACCGACCTGGCGATCGCCCTCGCCATCGCGAGCGCCGCGACCGATCGCCCCGTGGGGCATCAGGTCGCCGCGATCGGCGAGCTGAGCCTCACCGGCGAGGTGCGTCCGGTGGCGCAGCTGTCCCAGCGCCGCACCGAGGCCGGCCGCCTCGGCTACACCACGGTCATCGACTCCGGCGCGAAGGATCTGCTCTCCGCTCTCGGCCGGGTGCACATCCCCACCCCCGCCGCCTCCCACCGCTGA
- a CDS encoding helix-turn-helix transcriptional regulator yields the protein MSPAEDDGPSGVHCRLDELLTERGMTLAELSRTVGVSVVNLSVLKNDRARAIRYSTLSAICRALDCEIGDLLVRQD from the coding sequence ATGAGCCCCGCAGAGGACGACGGGCCGAGCGGCGTCCACTGCCGGCTCGACGAGCTGCTGACCGAGCGCGGGATGACCCTGGCGGAGCTGTCGCGCACGGTGGGGGTGTCGGTGGTGAATCTGTCGGTGCTGAAGAACGACCGCGCCCGCGCGATCCGGTACTCGACCCTGTCGGCGATCTGCCGCGCCCTCGACTGCGAGATCGGCGACCTCCTCGTCCGCCAGGACTGA
- a CDS encoding TIGR04255 family protein, translated as MTDGVPVDVLTRVLADPPVTEAVAGIEFRGRGFDVIRLVHEAARWGEDFPIGSVQPALPVTRPVGQPGAEFEMEFFTVPPPRLWNASQDQQWLVQLQDDRLLLNWRKVDAACTYPKYETIRTEFERVLSMLDIPIGQELVPLVAEFSYVNHITHDEASGLHEIYSVFQRPTQPLPGAVVSERYELVTRERTELGFAQLTVTIQPAAGDNATTLTVSTKSFAGSQLESSQIMELIDSAHEVSKRAFFAIVSDRATSNWGVQDGS; from the coding sequence GTGACTGATGGCGTACCCGTCGACGTCCTGACTCGTGTTCTCGCCGATCCTCCCGTGACAGAAGCGGTCGCCGGAATCGAGTTCCGGGGTCGAGGCTTTGATGTGATCCGTCTCGTACATGAGGCGGCGCGTTGGGGTGAGGATTTTCCCATCGGTTCTGTGCAGCCCGCGCTACCTGTGACGCGCCCCGTGGGGCAGCCGGGGGCGGAGTTTGAGATGGAGTTCTTCACAGTGCCGCCGCCTCGGCTCTGGAACGCGTCTCAGGACCAGCAGTGGCTTGTGCAGTTGCAGGACGATCGACTCCTCCTGAACTGGCGCAAGGTGGACGCAGCGTGCACGTACCCGAAGTACGAGACGATCCGAACTGAGTTCGAGCGAGTGCTATCAATGCTCGATATCCCGATCGGCCAGGAGCTAGTGCCGTTGGTCGCAGAGTTCTCGTATGTGAATCACATCACCCACGACGAAGCGTCTGGTCTGCACGAGATTTATTCAGTCTTCCAGCGACCCACACAGCCTCTGCCAGGTGCGGTTGTCAGCGAGCGGTACGAGCTGGTTACCAGGGAAAGAACTGAGCTTGGTTTTGCGCAGCTCACCGTGACTATTCAGCCTGCGGCCGGAGACAACGCGACAACTCTGACCGTGTCCACAAAGTCCTTTGCAGGTTCGCAGCTAGAATCGAGTCAGATTATGGAACTGATCGATTCTGCTCACGAGGTGTCAAAGCGAGCATTCTTTGCCATCGTCTCGGACCGGGCAACCAGTAACTGGGGGGTTCAAGATGGTTCCTAG
- a CDS encoding ATP-dependent Clp protease ATP-binding subunit, producing the protein MFERFTDRARRVVVLAQEEAKMLNHNYIGTEHILLGLIHEGEGVAAKALESLGISLDAVREQVQDIIGQGQQQPTGHIPFTPRAKKVLELSLREALQLGHNYIGTEHILLGLIREGEGVAAQVLVKLGADLNKVRQQVIQLLSGYQGKEPAGVATGAGEQATTGAQGGSAVLDQFGRNLTQAARDNKLDPVIGREKEIERVMQILSRRSKNNPVLIGEPGVGKTAVVEGLAQAIVKGDVPETLKDKQVYSLDLGSLIAGSRYRGDFEERLKKVTKEIRTRGDIIVFIDEIHTLVGAGAAEGAIDAASILKPLLARGELQTIGATTLDEYRKHFEKDAALERRFQPIQVAEPSLPHAINILKGLRDRYEAHHKVQITDGAIVAAANLADRYISDRFLPDKAIDLIDEAGARLRLSILSSPPELREFDEKIAKVREQKEAASEEQDFEKAASLRDEEKSLLAERLRLEKQWKNGDVATTAVVDEGLIAEVLAQATGIPVFKLTEEETSRLVFMEKALHQRVIGQEEAIAALSRTIRRQRAGLKDPKRPSGSFIFAGPTGVGKTELAKALAEFLFDDEGALISLDMSEFGEKHTVSRLFGAPPGFVGFEEGGQLTEKVRRKPFSVVLFDEIEKAHPDIFNSLLQILEEGRLTDGQGRVVDFKNTVIIMTTNLGSQAIAGGPVGFQVEGNAQTTYERMKGKVDEELKRHFKPEFLNRVDDVIVFPQLNKTELRQIVGLFTKRLAERLLDRDLTVELSDAAKDRLIEIGFDPTLGARPLRRAMQREVEDQLSEKILHGELNAGDHVKVDAEGGRFTFDIAPRGEKVALGASVAGEISATPDIVAGS; encoded by the coding sequence ATGTTCGAGAGATTCACCGACCGAGCCCGTCGCGTGGTTGTGCTCGCCCAGGAAGAGGCGAAGATGCTCAACCACAACTACATCGGCACCGAGCACATCCTGCTCGGTCTCATCCATGAGGGCGAGGGCGTCGCCGCCAAGGCGCTCGAGAGCCTGGGCATCTCGCTCGACGCCGTGCGCGAGCAGGTCCAGGACATCATCGGCCAGGGTCAGCAGCAGCCGACGGGCCACATCCCCTTCACGCCGCGCGCGAAGAAGGTGCTGGAGCTGAGCCTTCGCGAGGCGCTGCAGTTGGGCCACAACTACATCGGCACCGAGCACATCCTGCTCGGCCTCATCCGCGAGGGCGAGGGTGTCGCAGCCCAGGTGCTCGTCAAGCTCGGCGCCGACCTCAACAAGGTGCGCCAGCAGGTCATCCAGCTGCTGAGCGGATACCAGGGCAAGGAGCCCGCGGGTGTCGCGACCGGTGCCGGCGAGCAGGCCACGACCGGTGCGCAGGGCGGCTCGGCCGTGCTCGACCAGTTCGGCCGCAACCTCACCCAGGCCGCGCGCGACAACAAGCTCGACCCGGTCATCGGGCGCGAGAAGGAGATCGAGCGCGTGATGCAGATCCTCTCGCGCCGCTCCAAGAACAACCCGGTCCTCATCGGTGAGCCCGGCGTCGGCAAGACCGCCGTCGTCGAAGGCCTCGCGCAGGCGATCGTGAAGGGCGACGTGCCCGAGACGCTGAAGGACAAGCAGGTCTACTCGCTCGACCTCGGCTCGCTTATCGCCGGCTCCCGCTACCGCGGCGACTTCGAGGAGCGCCTGAAGAAGGTCACGAAGGAGATCCGCACCCGCGGCGACATCATCGTCTTCATCGACGAGATCCACACGCTCGTGGGCGCGGGTGCCGCCGAAGGCGCGATCGACGCCGCATCCATCCTGAAGCCGCTGCTCGCGCGCGGTGAGCTGCAGACGATCGGTGCGACGACCCTCGACGAGTACCGCAAGCACTTCGAGAAGGATGCGGCCCTCGAGCGCCGCTTCCAGCCGATCCAGGTCGCGGAGCCGAGCCTGCCCCACGCGATCAACATCCTGAAGGGTCTGCGCGACCGGTACGAGGCGCACCACAAGGTGCAGATCACGGACGGTGCGATCGTCGCGGCCGCGAACCTCGCCGACCGCTACATCTCGGACCGCTTCCTGCCCGACAAGGCGATCGACCTGATCGACGAGGCCGGCGCCCGCCTGCGCCTGTCGATCCTCTCGAGCCCGCCGGAGCTGCGCGAGTTCGACGAGAAGATCGCCAAGGTGCGCGAGCAGAAGGAAGCCGCATCCGAGGAGCAGGACTTCGAGAAGGCCGCATCCCTGCGTGACGAGGAGAAGTCGCTCCTGGCTGAGCGTCTGCGTCTCGAGAAGCAGTGGAAGAACGGCGACGTGGCGACCACCGCGGTCGTTGACGAGGGGCTGATCGCCGAGGTGCTGGCTCAGGCCACGGGCATCCCGGTGTTCAAGCTGACCGAGGAGGAGACCAGCCGTCTCGTCTTCATGGAGAAGGCGCTGCACCAGCGCGTCATCGGCCAGGAAGAGGCGATCGCCGCCCTCAGCCGTACGATCCGTCGCCAGCGCGCCGGCCTCAAGGACCCGAAGCGTCCCAGCGGCTCGTTCATCTTCGCCGGCCCCACGGGTGTCGGAAAGACGGAGCTCGCCAAGGCGCTCGCAGAGTTCCTGTTCGACGACGAGGGTGCGCTCATCTCGCTCGACATGAGCGAGTTCGGCGAGAAGCACACCGTGTCGCGGCTGTTCGGTGCCCCTCCCGGGTTCGTCGGCTTCGAAGAGGGCGGTCAGCTCACCGAGAAGGTGCGCCGCAAGCCGTTCTCGGTGGTGCTGTTCGACGAGATCGAGAAGGCGCACCCCGACATCTTCAACTCGCTGCTGCAGATCCTCGAAGAGGGTCGCCTGACCGATGGTCAGGGCCGCGTCGTCGACTTCAAGAACACGGTGATCATCATGACCACCAACCTCGGTTCGCAGGCCATCGCCGGCGGCCCGGTCGGGTTCCAGGTCGAGGGCAACGCCCAGACCACGTACGAGCGGATGAAGGGCAAGGTCGACGAGGAGCTGAAGCGTCACTTCAAGCCCGAGTTCCTCAACCGCGTCGACGACGTCATCGTCTTCCCGCAGCTGAACAAGACGGAACTGCGCCAGATCGTGGGACTGTTCACCAAGCGTCTCGCCGAGCGCCTGCTCGACCGCGACCTCACGGTGGAGCTGTCGGATGCGGCCAAGGACCGCCTCATCGAGATCGGGTTCGACCCGACCCTCGGTGCGCGTCCGCTGCGCCGGGCGATGCAGCGCGAGGTCGAGGACCAGCTCAGCGAGAAGATCCTCCACGGCGAGCTGAACGCGGGCGACCACGTCAAGGTCGACGCCGAAGGCGGCCGGTTCACGTTCGACATCGCCCCCCGCGGGGAGAAGGTCGCGCTGGGCGCGAGCGTCGCCGGCGAGATCTCGGCCACGCCGGACATCGTCGCCGGAAGCTGA
- a CDS encoding GNAT family N-acetyltransferase gives MNPAVVRSAAVGDAAAVSELLRAYHEHTEAEKVAHDLQESGPLAPAYAAEIDAPAFPGADVLLAEHDDRVVGMVVLRVDGADAEIKRLWVDVEARGVGAGGALLAEAARRATAAGAASLRLSVWDWRRGALGLYRSRGFVEVASWEVRERLVCLRMPLR, from the coding sequence ATGAACCCTGCCGTGGTCCGCAGCGCCGCCGTCGGCGATGCCGCGGCGGTGTCCGAACTCCTGCGCGCGTACCACGAGCACACCGAAGCCGAGAAGGTCGCGCACGATCTGCAGGAGTCCGGGCCGCTCGCGCCCGCCTACGCCGCCGAGATCGACGCCCCGGCCTTCCCCGGTGCGGACGTGCTGCTGGCCGAGCACGACGACCGCGTCGTCGGGATGGTGGTGCTGCGTGTGGACGGAGCGGATGCGGAGATCAAGCGGCTCTGGGTCGACGTCGAGGCGCGCGGGGTCGGAGCGGGCGGGGCGCTCCTCGCCGAGGCGGCGCGACGCGCGACGGCGGCCGGGGCCGCATCCCTCCGGCTGTCGGTCTGGGACTGGCGGCGCGGTGCGCTCGGACTGTACCGGAGCCGCGGCTTCGTCGAGGTTGCGTCCTGGGAGGTGCGGGAGCGTCTCGTGTGCCTGCGGATGCCGCTTCGCTGA
- a CDS encoding dehydrogenase — protein MAGKQKRGKKQQPPLEFRNTALTDALQTQDMAAVAFALRHGPTVVPLMRTGESDNPLDAGEVWTYRDPNTGQVALLLFSDAAHKPETLPPTVGLQGPDWLRSFLGAHRDEITTVFFDIAGPHPLQATPADLLAALEV, from the coding sequence ATGGCCGGCAAGCAGAAGCGCGGGAAGAAGCAGCAGCCTCCGCTGGAGTTCCGCAACACCGCGCTGACCGATGCGCTGCAGACGCAGGACATGGCGGCGGTGGCGTTCGCGCTGCGGCACGGGCCGACGGTCGTCCCGCTCATGCGCACCGGCGAGAGCGACAACCCGCTGGATGCCGGCGAGGTGTGGACGTATCGCGACCCGAATACCGGGCAGGTGGCGCTGCTGCTGTTCAGCGACGCCGCGCACAAGCCCGAGACGTTGCCGCCCACGGTCGGGCTGCAGGGGCCGGACTGGCTCCGCAGCTTCCTCGGCGCGCACCGCGACGAGATCACGACCGTGTTCTTCGACATCGCGGGCCCGCATCCACTGCAGGCCACTCCCGCCGACCTGCTCGCCGCCCTCGAGGTCTGA
- a CDS encoding amino-acid N-acetyltransferase gives MSEFTVRPARTADVRAIHRMLEPYVQRRILLGKDIVVLYEAVQQFLVAEDADGELIGCGALHVMWDDLGEIRTLIVDDAWLHRGVGRALVEGLEQQARTLGLSRLFCLTFEVDFFTRRGFAPIGEHVVDPDVYSQLVRSPDEGIAEFLDLAHVKPNTLGNTRMLKEL, from the coding sequence GTGAGCGAGTTCACCGTGCGGCCGGCGCGGACGGCAGATGTACGTGCGATCCATCGGATGCTGGAGCCGTACGTGCAGCGCCGCATCCTGCTCGGCAAGGACATCGTCGTGCTCTACGAGGCGGTGCAGCAGTTCCTGGTCGCGGAGGACGCCGACGGCGAGCTCATCGGATGCGGCGCCCTTCACGTCATGTGGGACGACCTGGGCGAGATCCGCACGCTGATCGTCGACGACGCGTGGCTGCACCGCGGCGTCGGGCGGGCGCTCGTCGAGGGGCTCGAGCAACAGGCGCGCACGCTCGGGCTGTCGCGCCTGTTCTGCCTCACGTTCGAGGTCGACTTCTTCACGCGGCGCGGCTTCGCGCCGATCGGGGAGCACGTCGTCGATCCGGACGTCTACTCGCAGCTGGTGCGCAGCCCCGACGAGGGCATCGCCGAGTTCCTCGACCTCGCGCACGTGAAGCCGAACACCCTCGGCAACACGAGGATGCTCAAGGAGCTCTGA
- a CDS encoding PHB depolymerase family esterase, whose product MSKHIVASDPRNRVGEAEVMTEHIEVDGRMRTFTVVGPRRQGQALVLVFHGSRQSGEVHRAFTGGAYDALVGKGALVAYLDGYRGNWNDARRESRFPARLAGIDDATFAQAVIARLGETHGIDADRVYAIGFSNGGQMVMRLLHENASPLAGGAIVAATLPESDSFLLPQAAPAPHPVPVLLVHGTADPIAPYTGGRMRRWAQLVFRVGGSSLSAPGTAAYFARRNGISAPPMTRADAASRPDGTRIERANWREAGHPPVTFVTVHGGGHTVPGPQPGPRLIGRTATSISVADLAAELFGLDR is encoded by the coding sequence ATGTCAAAGCATATCGTCGCGAGCGACCCGCGGAACCGGGTCGGAGAGGCGGAGGTCATGACGGAGCACATCGAGGTAGACGGGCGGATGCGGACGTTCACCGTTGTCGGCCCGCGGAGGCAGGGGCAGGCGCTCGTGCTGGTCTTCCACGGGTCGCGACAGTCGGGCGAGGTCCATCGCGCGTTCACGGGCGGCGCGTACGACGCGCTCGTCGGAAAGGGCGCGCTCGTGGCGTATCTCGACGGCTATCGCGGCAACTGGAACGACGCGCGCCGCGAGAGCCGGTTCCCGGCCCGGCTCGCCGGAATCGACGACGCGACCTTCGCGCAGGCGGTCATCGCCCGGCTGGGCGAGACGCACGGCATCGATGCGGACCGCGTGTACGCCATCGGGTTCTCCAACGGCGGCCAGATGGTCATGCGACTGCTCCACGAGAATGCCTCCCCCCTCGCCGGCGGCGCCATCGTCGCCGCGACGCTGCCCGAGTCGGACAGCTTCCTGCTCCCCCAGGCGGCTCCCGCGCCGCATCCGGTGCCCGTGCTGCTGGTGCACGGCACGGCCGATCCCATCGCCCCCTACACCGGCGGACGGATGCGGCGCTGGGCGCAGCTGGTGTTCCGCGTCGGCGGCTCGTCCCTCTCCGCTCCCGGGACCGCCGCGTACTTCGCGCGGCGGAACGGCATCTCCGCACCCCCGATGACACGGGCGGATGCGGCATCGCGCCCCGACGGCACGCGCATCGAGCGCGCCAACTGGCGGGAGGCGGGCCACCCGCCCGTCACATTCGTCACGGTGCACGGCGGCGGCCACACCGTCCCCGGACCCCAGCCCGGGCCGCGCCTGATCGGCCGCACGGCCACGAGCATCTCGGTCGCCGACCTCGCCGCCGAGTTGTTCGGGCTGGACCGCTAG
- a CDS encoding ABC transporter permease — MTIALWASILAGAIALAAPLVIAGIGEGFVERAGRLNLGIEGMMILGAFTAIYVGSSFGPWLGLVAGAVVGIALALLMNVLVYTLKANEIVVGLAITMLGLGLSTYLFQLWIPAGRTNVSVPTIAPIDLGLLTDIPLIGPALFGQSPLVYATLVLLAAAWLVMRFTRFGLQVRATGSDPASAALRGVRPRSVGARALLIGGATAGLAGAVIAVGAIGSFTPNMTAGRGYIVLAIVIMGRMNPIGIALGALLFGFLQSFSLLSQSTSIQLPSELYTALPYLVTLVVLVLTSRAQLRRQLSHLRLS, encoded by the coding sequence ATGACCATCGCACTCTGGGCGTCGATCCTGGCCGGTGCCATCGCGCTGGCCGCCCCCCTCGTGATCGCGGGGATCGGCGAGGGCTTCGTCGAACGCGCGGGACGACTCAACCTCGGCATCGAGGGCATGATGATCCTCGGCGCCTTCACGGCCATCTATGTCGGCAGCTCGTTCGGCCCTTGGCTCGGTCTCGTCGCCGGCGCCGTCGTCGGCATCGCGCTGGCGCTTCTCATGAATGTGCTGGTATACACGCTCAAGGCGAACGAGATCGTGGTCGGTCTCGCGATCACCATGCTGGGCCTCGGACTGTCGACCTACCTGTTCCAGCTCTGGATCCCCGCCGGCCGGACGAACGTGAGCGTTCCGACGATCGCCCCGATCGATCTCGGCCTGCTCACCGACATCCCGCTCATCGGACCTGCCCTGTTCGGACAGAGCCCGCTCGTGTACGCGACGCTCGTGCTGCTGGCCGCCGCCTGGCTGGTCATGCGCTTCACCCGCTTCGGCCTGCAGGTGCGCGCCACAGGCTCGGATCCCGCATCCGCGGCCCTGCGCGGCGTGCGCCCGCGCAGCGTCGGGGCGCGGGCGCTGCTCATCGGCGGCGCGACGGCCGGCCTCGCCGGCGCCGTGATCGCCGTCGGGGCGATCGGCTCGTTCACACCCAACATGACGGCGGGCCGCGGCTACATCGTGCTCGCGATCGTGATCATGGGCCGGATGAACCCGATCGGCATCGCGCTGGGCGCCCTGCTGTTCGGCTTCCTCCAGAGCTTCTCGTTGCTCTCGCAGTCGACCAGCATCCAGCTTCCCAGCGAGCTCTACACGGCGCTGCCGTACCTTGTGACCCTCGTCGTGCTCGTTCTCACCTCCCGTGCCCAGCTGCGCCGCCAGCTGTCCCACCTCCGTCTGTCCTGA